From Asterias rubens chromosome 6, eAstRub1.3, whole genome shotgun sequence, one genomic window encodes:
- the LOC117291124 gene encoding RNA 5'-monophosphate methyltransferase-like isoform X2 produces the protein MTMTEDLTVAVYEHLTKAHHDAQDGDDASGDHSKLSDETALSSSTCSPVTESDLSGSSTTSDSTNVHILGCDIDDLLITRAYESNIHSENITFKTLDFMCDSARHDVLSRFLATHPDTLAGRFDLVCCFSITMWIHLQNGDEGLRKFLREVSAISNFLLIEPQPWKCYTSAVRRVSKLGVENSWRFKELLIRNTVVDEIKTYLETACHMKLIRTLGVTHWDRKLLLFKSNGVADHN, from the exons ATGACAATGACTGAA gacctAACAGTGGCAGTGTACGAACACCTTACAAAAGCACATCATGATGCCCAAGATGGAGATGACGCAAGCGGAGACCATTCAAAGTTATCCGATGAAACCGCCCTCTCATCTTCAACATGCAGTCCTGTAACAGAGTCTGACCTCTCTGGCTCATCCACGACCTCCGATTCTACCAATGTTCATATCCTGGGTTGCGATATCGACGACCTCTTAATCACTCGAGCCTATGAATCCAACATCCACTCGGAAAACATCACCTTTAAGACTTTAGACTTCATGTGTGACTCTGCCAGACACGATGTCTTGTCTCGCTTCTTAGCAACGCACCCAGATACATTAGCAGGGAGATTCGACCTCGTTTGCTGTTTCTCAATTACCATGTGGATACATCTCCAAAATGGCGATGAAGGTTTGCGGAAATTCCTACGAGAAGTTTCCGCAATTTCAAACTTCCTTCTCATCGAGCCTCAGCCCTGGAAGTGTTACACGTCTGCCGTGCGGAGAGTTAGTAAACTTGGTGTTGAGAACTCGTGGCGATTTAAGGAGCTTCTAATAAGGAATACAGTGGTGGATGAAATCAAGACTTATTTAGAAACAGCTTGTCATATGAAGCTGATTAGAACACTTGGTGTTACTCACTGGGACAGAAAGTTACTGTTGTTTAAGAGTAATGGGGTAGCTGACCACaattaa
- the LOC117291124 gene encoding pre-miRNA 5'-monophosphate methyltransferase-like isoform X1: MAAPMGLSTFNSGAAPFGNFINYYTFNPPEKRIDFLPKDLLQVISGESRKKSVTVLDIGCNAGDLTVAVYEHLTKAHHDAQDGDDASGDHSKLSDETALSSSTCSPVTESDLSGSSTTSDSTNVHILGCDIDDLLITRAYESNIHSENITFKTLDFMCDSARHDVLSRFLATHPDTLAGRFDLVCCFSITMWIHLQNGDEGLRKFLREVSAISNFLLIEPQPWKCYTSAVRRVSKLGVENSWRFKELLIRNTVVDEIKTYLETACHMKLIRTLGVTHWDRKLLLFKSNGVADHN, encoded by the exons ATGGCAGCGCCCATGGGATTGTCTACTTTTAACTCGGGAGCAGCACCTTTTGGCAATTTTATCAATTATTACACATTTAATCCTCCGGAAAAGCGAATTGATTTCCTTCCGAAGGATCTGTTGCAAGTTATCAGTGGAGAGAGCAGGAAAAAGAGTGTGACGGTGCTCGATATCGGTTGCAATGCAGGG gacctAACAGTGGCAGTGTACGAACACCTTACAAAAGCACATCATGATGCCCAAGATGGAGATGACGCAAGCGGAGACCATTCAAAGTTATCCGATGAAACCGCCCTCTCATCTTCAACATGCAGTCCTGTAACAGAGTCTGACCTCTCTGGCTCATCCACGACCTCCGATTCTACCAATGTTCATATCCTGGGTTGCGATATCGACGACCTCTTAATCACTCGAGCCTATGAATCCAACATCCACTCGGAAAACATCACCTTTAAGACTTTAGACTTCATGTGTGACTCTGCCAGACACGATGTCTTGTCTCGCTTCTTAGCAACGCACCCAGATACATTAGCAGGGAGATTCGACCTCGTTTGCTGTTTCTCAATTACCATGTGGATACATCTCCAAAATGGCGATGAAGGTTTGCGGAAATTCCTACGAGAAGTTTCCGCAATTTCAAACTTCCTTCTCATCGAGCCTCAGCCCTGGAAGTGTTACACGTCTGCCGTGCGGAGAGTTAGTAAACTTGGTGTTGAGAACTCGTGGCGATTTAAGGAGCTTCTAATAAGGAATACAGTGGTGGATGAAATCAAGACTTATTTAGAAACAGCTTGTCATATGAAGCTGATTAGAACACTTGGTGTTACTCACTGGGACAGAAAGTTACTGTTGTTTAAGAGTAATGGGGTAGCTGACCACaattaa